From Crassaminicella indica, one genomic window encodes:
- a CDS encoding transketolase family protein, which produces MNNKIATREAYGKALVELGKVNEKVVVLDADLSKSTKTAAFQKEFPNRFFNMGIAEQNLMGTAAGFATSEKIPFVSTFAMFASGRAFEIIRNSIGYPKLNVKVCATHAGITVGEDGASHQALEDLACMRAIPNMVVLNPADAVSAKKAVFAMAEYNGPVYARFGRAAVPVIYDEDMNFEIGKGIEVKEGKDAAIIATGIMVAEAIKAREILSKKGIEVRVIDMHTIKPIDEEILIKAAKETGAIVTAEEHNIIGGLGSAVAEVLVENYPIPMKRVGTLDTFGESGKPAELMKKYALTAEDIAKVVEEVINKK; this is translated from the coding sequence ATGAATAACAAAATTGCTACAAGAGAAGCTTATGGAAAAGCATTAGTGGAATTAGGAAAGGTTAATGAAAAGGTTGTTGTATTAGACGCAGATTTATCAAAATCAACAAAAACTGCTGCATTTCAAAAGGAATTCCCAAATAGATTTTTTAATATGGGAATAGCAGAACAAAATTTAATGGGAACGGCAGCAGGCTTTGCAACAAGTGAAAAGATTCCATTTGTAAGTACCTTTGCTATGTTTGCATCAGGCAGAGCCTTTGAAATTATTAGAAACTCTATAGGTTATCCAAAACTAAATGTAAAGGTATGTGCAACTCATGCTGGGATTACAGTAGGAGAAGATGGTGCATCTCATCAAGCCTTAGAAGATTTAGCTTGTATGAGAGCAATTCCTAATATGGTAGTTTTAAACCCTGCTGATGCAGTATCAGCAAAAAAAGCTGTATTTGCTATGGCAGAATATAATGGTCCTGTATATGCAAGATTTGGTAGAGCTGCGGTACCTGTGATTTATGATGAAGACATGAATTTTGAAATAGGAAAAGGAATAGAAGTAAAAGAAGGAAAGGATGCTGCTATTATTGCAACAGGAATTATGGTTGCAGAGGCTATAAAAGCAAGAGAGATCCTATCAAAGAAAGGAATTGAAGTAAGAGTAATCGATATGCATACAATCAAGCCTATTGATGAAGAAATCCTTATAAAGGCTGCTAAAGAAACAGGTGCAATCGTAACAGCAGAAGAGCATAATATCATAGGTGGACTTGGTTCAGCTGTAGCTGAAGTATTAGTGGAAAATTACCCTATACCAATGAAAAGAGTTGGAACATTAGATACATTTGGTGAATCAGGAAAGCCAGCAGAATTGATGAAAAAGTATGCTTTAACAGCAGAGGATATTGCTAAGGTAGTTGAGGAAGTTATCAATAAAAAATAA
- a CDS encoding protease complex subunit PrcB family protein — protein MKGKFNLKALSWKKILIVAIVIMLIIAAFYAVKYFVKDDDGVPFELLSEEQIPQKIQEILPRYKSLERALACKVDGEIFVIATRGEKPTGGYTIQIDSIEKVNIDGKTKLVVYTTFKDPKPGDIVTQVITYPYVVVKTELEELPDKIELKVKYDD, from the coding sequence GTGAAAGGAAAATTTAATCTTAAGGCGCTAAGCTGGAAGAAAATTTTGATTGTAGCTATTGTAATTATGCTTATTATAGCAGCATTTTATGCTGTCAAATATTTTGTAAAGGATGATGATGGCGTGCCTTTTGAATTATTAAGTGAAGAACAAATCCCACAAAAGATACAAGAAATTTTACCAAGATATAAAAGCTTAGAAAGAGCTTTAGCTTGTAAAGTTGATGGAGAAATATTTGTTATTGCAACAAGGGGAGAAAAACCTACAGGTGGATATACGATTCAAATAGATAGTATTGAGAAAGTAAATATAGATGGTAAAACAAAGTTAGTTGTTTATACTACATTTAAAGATCCAAAACCAGGGGATATTGTTACCCAAGTAATTACATATCCTTATGTTGTAGTAAAGACAGAATTAGAGGAGCTGCCAGATAAGATTGAACTAAAAGTAAAATATGACGATTAA
- a CDS encoding muramidase family protein — translation MNFRKILVSCTLGTTLFLGSIGITYGQTYTVQSGDVFWKIAYEHGVSTKALMKANNMDENTIIYPGQKLTIPVKETVHIVQSGDTYWTISQKYGVNFKELLLYNNADENTWLNIGDKVKIPSSNSTDSSNIENNSSNNNQQSYVTYMKYTVKSGDDPWKLSLKYGIPMHEILKANNIDENDWLNVGDVIKIPVHHVSVRATPGAKYGEYLDWWTEAQYVIPIGTEFTLIDFATGKRWKMKRTIGANHADCEPLTKADTAIMKEVWGGAFSWQRRPAVVEYKGRRIAASAASMPHSIQYITNNNFNGHMDIHFANSTRHKDGKIDWEHQKNIKIAAGIK, via the coding sequence ATGAATTTCAGAAAGATACTTGTTTCTTGTACTTTAGGAACGACTCTTTTTTTGGGGAGTATTGGAATTACTTATGGACAAACATATACAGTACAAAGCGGAGATGTGTTTTGGAAAATCGCTTATGAACATGGGGTAAGTACAAAAGCTTTAATGAAGGCTAATAATATGGATGAAAATACTATCATATATCCAGGACAGAAGCTAACAATACCTGTAAAGGAGACTGTTCATATTGTGCAGTCAGGAGATACTTATTGGACTATTAGTCAAAAATATGGGGTGAACTTTAAAGAGCTACTCTTATACAATAATGCTGATGAAAATACATGGCTCAATATAGGAGATAAAGTAAAAATACCTTCGAGTAATAGTACAGACAGTAGTAATATAGAAAATAATAGCAGTAATAATAATCAACAAAGCTATGTAACATATATGAAATATACAGTAAAGTCAGGGGATGATCCCTGGAAGCTATCCCTTAAATATGGCATACCAATGCATGAGATTTTAAAAGCAAATAACATAGATGAAAATGATTGGTTAAATGTAGGAGATGTGATAAAAATTCCTGTACATCATGTATCTGTAAGAGCTACACCAGGAGCTAAATATGGAGAATATTTGGATTGGTGGACAGAAGCACAATATGTGATTCCTATTGGAACAGAATTTACTTTAATTGATTTCGCAACGGGAAAAAGATGGAAAATGAAAAGAACAATCGGTGCTAATCATGCAGATTGTGAACCATTAACAAAGGCTGACACAGCAATCATGAAAGAGGTTTGGGGTGGAGCTTTTAGTTGGCAGAGGCGTCCAGCAGTAGTTGAGTACAAGGGAAGAAGGATTGCAGCATCAGCAGCATCTATGCCTCACAGCATTCAGTATATAACAAATAATAATTTTAATGGACATATGGATATTCATTTTGCAAATAGTACAAGGCATAAGGATGGAAAAATAGATTGGGAACATCAAAAAAATATAAAAATAGCAGCAGGAATTAAATAA
- a CDS encoding Crp/Fnr family transcriptional regulator, whose protein sequence is MKNISSFLTNSVLFKNKTQQEINNALSSIEYIVKSYKKGDLIFSVDQTTKYIGIILEGCIEVQKNLASGKVISILYKKKGDLFGEGSVFSKTNTYPCNIFAKTKSTILLITKQNILNLLSKDSSLLINFLNSFANRILSLNLKTELLSYSSIQQKIAFSLLYLMDEYKCNNVILLPYSKKTWSEHLNVSRPSLFRELKILCDQKIIHIQNRTITILNKDHLISLLWH, encoded by the coding sequence ATGAAAAATATATCTAGCTTTCTTACTAATTCTGTTCTTTTTAAAAATAAAACACAGCAAGAAATAAATAACGCTTTATCTTCAATTGAATATATAGTGAAATCTTATAAAAAGGGAGATTTGATTTTTAGCGTGGATCAAACAACTAAATATATTGGAATTATTTTAGAAGGATGCATTGAAGTGCAAAAAAATTTAGCTTCTGGAAAAGTTATCAGTATTCTTTACAAGAAAAAAGGCGACTTATTTGGTGAAGGGTCTGTTTTTTCAAAAACAAATACATATCCTTGTAATATCTTTGCCAAAACGAAAAGCACTATTCTTCTTATTACTAAACAAAATATTCTCAATTTATTAAGTAAAGACTCTTCACTATTGATTAATTTTTTAAATTCATTTGCTAATCGAATACTTTCATTAAATCTAAAAACAGAGTTATTATCTTACTCATCTATTCAGCAAAAAATTGCATTTTCACTACTATATCTTATGGACGAATATAAATGTAATAACGTTATTCTTTTACCTTACTCAAAAAAAACATGGTCAGAGCATCTAAATGTATCTAGACCATCTTTATTTAGAGAATTGAAAATTCTTTGTGATCAGAAAATTATCCATATACAAAATAGAACTATTACTATCTTAAACAAAGATCATCTAATAAGTCTATTGTGGCATTGA